In a single window of the Rhineura floridana isolate rRhiFlo1 chromosome 3, rRhiFlo1.hap2, whole genome shotgun sequence genome:
- the SPC24 gene encoding kinetochore protein Spc24 isoform X1: protein MAALREGVQDMEKVSKELLKVMAGAKAGKMLKHNLAKQEQMINKLLDTQKSTAQLIKGVCVCMCACRYSFLVAELMTIEEQVAQKLSDREEELKASLQKLQKIEEELLKAREDAKLRTNTNELKKELEALREEIRQQEKSVDDNANASVSAMYIVHLYYQICRIDWDYSCEPTMVKGIHYGPDIAQPINLDSGQHSRCFISDYLWNLVSATW from the exons ATGGCTGCTCTCCGAGAAGGGGTACAAGATATGGAAAAAGTGAGCAAGGAGCTTCTCAAAGTGATGGCAGGAGCTAAGGCAGGGAAGATGCTGAAGCACAATTTAGCTAAACAAGAGCAGATGATCAACAAACTCTTGGATACTCAAAAGAGCACAGCACAGCTGATCAAAG gtgtgtgtgtgtgcatgtgcgcatgcCGCTATTCTTTCCTTGTGGCAGAGCTCATGACTATCGAGGAGCAGGTGGCCCAGAAACTTTCTGACAGGGAAGAAGAGCTGAAGGCAAGCCTCCAAAAGCTGCAGAAAATTGAAGAAGAATTGCTGAAGGCAAGAGAGGATGCCAAATTGAGAACCAACACCAA TGAGTTAAAGAAAGAACTGGAGGCTTTGAGAGAAGAAATCAGGCAGCAGGAGAAGAGCGTGGATGACAATGCTAATGCGTCCGTGTCGGCTAT GTATATTGTACACCTTTATTACCAGATCTGCCGGATTGACTGGGACTACTCCTGTGAGCCAACAATGGTCAAAGGAA TTCATTATGGGCCAGATATTGCTCAGCCTATCAACCTTGATAGTGGCCAACACTCTCGCTGCTTTATCAGTGACTATCTGTGGAACCTTGTGAGTGCAACCTGGTGA
- the SPC24 gene encoding kinetochore protein Spc24 isoform X2 — MAALREGVQDMEKVSKELLKVMAGAKAGKMLKHNLAKQEQMINKLLDTQKSTAQLIKELMTIEEQVAQKLSDREEELKASLQKLQKIEEELLKAREDAKLRTNTNELKKELEALREEIRQQEKSVDDNANASVSAMYIVHLYYQICRIDWDYSCEPTMVKGIHYGPDIAQPINLDSGQHSRCFISDYLWNLVSATW; from the exons ATGGCTGCTCTCCGAGAAGGGGTACAAGATATGGAAAAAGTGAGCAAGGAGCTTCTCAAAGTGATGGCAGGAGCTAAGGCAGGGAAGATGCTGAAGCACAATTTAGCTAAACAAGAGCAGATGATCAACAAACTCTTGGATACTCAAAAGAGCACAGCACAGCTGATCAAAG AGCTCATGACTATCGAGGAGCAGGTGGCCCAGAAACTTTCTGACAGGGAAGAAGAGCTGAAGGCAAGCCTCCAAAAGCTGCAGAAAATTGAAGAAGAATTGCTGAAGGCAAGAGAGGATGCCAAATTGAGAACCAACACCAA TGAGTTAAAGAAAGAACTGGAGGCTTTGAGAGAAGAAATCAGGCAGCAGGAGAAGAGCGTGGATGACAATGCTAATGCGTCCGTGTCGGCTAT GTATATTGTACACCTTTATTACCAGATCTGCCGGATTGACTGGGACTACTCCTGTGAGCCAACAATGGTCAAAGGAA TTCATTATGGGCCAGATATTGCTCAGCCTATCAACCTTGATAGTGGCCAACACTCTCGCTGCTTTATCAGTGACTATCTGTGGAACCTTGTGAGTGCAACCTGGTGA